DNA from Artemia franciscana chromosome 8, ASM3288406v1, whole genome shotgun sequence:
AGTACCaatccgcctgaggccaacacagctatgcacgctcctcctccagcccaatctattcaaggccttcctctttacaccctcccaggaaattcccatttcctttaaatcttttttttatgacatcctcataccccagacgaggatgacctgctttccgtatAGCCCCCGAcggatggccaaaaaggacaatcttcggcaatatgtcatccttcatccgcagaacgtggcctagccatctcaacctttcttttattatagccctaaaaattgggattgaaccacattttcaaacagttcgtggtaacgaactgtagtaaggagcgacccggctcaatagtaaacgaaaccctaaaaaacggaattctgatgctaaaagatacatcaaacgaatcagattttcatgctgattttaaatatataagtttcatcaaatttagtctttgtcatcagaaattacgagcctgagaaaatttgccttattttggaaaatagccaTTGTGTCTACCTTTTTTCTAACCAATCTTATAGTatagttttgttgtttttttttgctctgtttATTTTTAGGTATAATCCTGAGGTACAAATTCGTCCCATCCGGGATTTTTGCACCCAGTTTTAGGACATAAGCCTTATCTCACATCTTTAGCTTATTTTAGTTACAGCAACCGTTTCAACTTTAGCCGACCTTGTGCCACGTTTGAACTAACATAGGCATTTTATGAATTAACAAGATatactaatatatttttttcgaacATTTAAAGCATTTCCAAACTTAAACCAATCTTCTAGATTTTTAAATCCAGGTAATAAAAATTGATACTGAAATAAAGCTAATAAGCActagttcaaatattttatttgagctagttgaaaaatttttttcgtcATTTGGATCAAATTTCATAATCAACCCACAGATTTTTAATAGTTCTCAAAGGTAACCAATCCCCTGGGAGAATTCGATAACGAGCCTTGTCTTTGAGACCGTCAGCCGACACTGagaattacaaaaatttttaaggtATCGAATCCCCTTTAATCTGCAATTTTGAGTTTAGGATGAAGTAGACCTTTGGTATACAAAACACTTACTTAATTCCTAGCCCCTGGTTTCTCACATATTCACAGAAACTTTTCCACCCATTATATTAGCACTTGCTTTGCTAGGGAGATAGACAGGGGCAGGGACGTTGCTCAGCCCATAAAATACCTAAATTATCTAGAATTTCGAGGCACGCTCCTCCCAACTTTGTACGTTATGATCACCTTTTCTATGACACTTTAATGCAAAATGTTTATCAAAAAGGTTTGTACAAGCCCAGTAGACCCTAGGTTTATATTCCCAAACTTCACTCCCCATCCAGATTACAGTCACGTCGAGCTGTTTCTGGGCCCATCCCTCTTTGTCCTCCATTCGGTGTGTTACTCCAGATATGAGAAAAATTTTGTCCCCTTcattacagaaaaaataaataaaattttccactagtttctccctttttatggcacttggtatctaccaagtgacatatagcgatcgcaaattctgtcgagccgtcggtctgtcggtctgtctgtctgtcccggttttggtaagctaggacggtgaaatttggcaggcgtatcaggaactagatcggattaaattagaaattatcgTTTTctcgattcaaccatctggggggggggggcggttaaatacgaaaaattagaaaaatgaggtatttttaacttgcgaacgggtgatcagatcttaatgaaatttgatatttggaagtatatagtgtctctgagctcttattttaaatcccaaccggatctggtgacattggggggagttgggagggggaacctgaaatcttggtAAAGACTAAGAGTGGaaggatagggatgaaacttggtgggaaaaataagctcaagtcctagatacgttattgataatggatccaatctctttgggggagttggagaagcgggggggtgttaattctgaaaaatttgaaaaaatgggttatttttaacttacgagggagtgatcggatcttaacgaaatttggtttttagaaggatatcttgtctcagagctcttattttatatccccaCCGGACCTggagacattgggggagttgggggggacctaaactcttgaaaaatgcttagagtgaagggatcgggatgaaacttggtgggaaaaataagtaaaagtttagatacgcgattgacataaccgtaacgggtccgctctctttggggagttggggggtggggttaattccgaaaaattagaaaaaaatgagttatttttaacttacgaaggagtgatcagatcttaatgaaattttatgtttggaaggatatggtgtctcacaaatcttatttgaaatcccagtcggatctggtgacattggggggggggggagtcggggagagaacctaaaatcttggacaatacttagagtggagggatcgggatgaaacttggtgggaaaaataatcacaagtcctagatacgtgattgacataaacggaacggatccgctctctttggtggagttggggggggggattaattctgaaaaattaaaaaaatgagatatttttaacttacgaaagagtgatcggatattaacgaaatttcatatttggaaggaccttgtaactcatatctcttattttaaatcccgaccggatccagtgtcattgggggggggggcggaaattgtggaaaacgcttaaagcggagagatcaggatgaaacttggtttggaagaataagcacaagtccaagatacgtgactgaaataaccggaccggatccgttctctttggtggagttggggggagggagaatAATTCGacagaattagaaaaaatgaggtatttgtaacttatgaatgggtgatcagatctcaatgaagtttaatatttagaaggatcttacgctttagaactcttattttaagttccgaccagatccggtgacattggggggagttggagcgaGAAACCAGAATtcctggaaaacgtgaaaatcgaggtatcttacgaatgggtgatcggatcttaatgaaacttgatatatagaagaatctcatGCCTCAGATGACCCGTTTTCAATTCGAATGGGATCCGGGGACACAGAGTGTTGGATGGgagaaccagaaatcttggaaaacgcttagagaggagatatcgggatgaaacttgattggaagaataagcacaagctatagatacgagattgacataactggaacagatccgttctctttgggaataactgggggttgttaatttggataaatttgaagaatggaggtatttttagcttaagaacgggtgaccgaatcctaatgaaatttggtatttagaaggaactcatgtctcaaagctcttatttcagatTCCAATCAGATCtttcgacattggggggagtagaGGGGAAAACCAGACATCTtcaaaaatgcttataaatgtcgtaggtacatgattgacataaccggactggatccgctctctttgggggagttagggggtggggttcactgttttgacgagtttggtgcttctgaacatgctaggacgatgaaaatcgataggcgtgtcagggagctgcaaaaattgacttgataaagtcgttttccccgattcgatcatctgaggggctgaagggagaggaaaaattagaaaaattaaggcatttttaacttacgagtgggtgatcggatcttaatgaatttttccatttagaaggacatcgtgactcagagctattattttaaatcctgaccggcattcagcgtctgattttccttttaaagcaatctattgattcttagaatttcactagagctcataccatatgagctcttggcccttggctcttccgacctcgtcacaagtgccacatgagctATTATCTCTtgttagttttcttcttttattggaTGATGGTACATCCcagatttttgtatttatttgcttgttttgtcccctcccccttttttattgtcccttttaatttatatatatatttaaatttcgttctcgtttttgtgtttattcaattatttttgccCTCCCCCTCCATTTTTACCGGTGTTtatcttcttagttttttattgactttataCAATTAAATTATTGACGCTTTTTTAAGtatcccttttaatttttatatatgttcatacctcattctttttttgtgtttattcgcCTATTCCCTCCCCCCCTTTTTTAATGTACCTTGTAGTTTTTTATTAACTTGTGtataaggatttttttaagtttactttggccagttttaatccttttaactttttaattgacTTTTCATAGTTGAATTATTGACTCACAAATGATTATTTGTTGATCctttcgttgttgttttttgtatttttgccagttttCGTGTTTTCATATGATTTGTCGACTCCGAAGTCTAAATTATTAACTTGTTATAGTCTTATTTGAAACAAATATCTCATCAGGAACGACATCAGAACACAAAGATCGTCATTAAGCCTCCTTAGGGGGGCGGGGGGGCTTTCGCAATGAAGCACACCTTAAAGGTAGCTACAAAAAGCTATAGTTCTTCAGCAAAAGTTCCGCATAACCTAGAAAAGCCTTTAGTCATAAATATAACAGGGCCAGGAGTAGAACATTAACAGCCAGGCTTCTGAGTTAAGGAGGGGTGTTAAGGGGGGTCTTTTGGCAAAACTTATTGGTTTTCGACTATAGGATGGTTCTTGTTCCCAGCCCTGACAGATTTTAATAGAATGGCATAGCTAAAAGAGACATGCattggaattaattttttaagcttacccgtgtttcttttttatgtctaCAATGATAGAAACTCTATCAGCTCCTATATTCTTTTTATACCGAAGAAGAGGTCCCGCACACGCCTCTGTCCACCCTTCGTCTGCAATATGACCAAAAACAAATCCCTCAGCACGTATGAATTGGAATCCAGTTGCATGTGCCACTGCCATAGCTTCCATGTTTGCAGAAGCCAGGATCTACGAAAAAAAGTGGATTTCAGTTTCCTTAActtaaatagcaaaaaaaaaggaaatttgtatatttgtgcCACGCTAGTAACGTCTAATGAGGATATTTTAGAAACAGCCTTCAGTCAAAAAGTTTTACTCAGATAAAAAGATGAAATTTGTCTTtctgaaaaagtatttatttactACTACTCCCACCATTAACAACACACTGCAGCAccaggccaacatagctacgcacactcctccatcccaatctatttaaagcctccctctttacagctTCCCTGGAAGGctcaatttcccttaaatccttgCTTCTGACCTCCTACCCCTCAATTCGGAAACGACCTATTTTTCAGTTGACTCTAGATGGTAGgccgaaaaggacgatctttggcaatctgtatTCCGTCATCCACAGAGTATGTCCTTTTCATCTCATTTTTTCTCTCACTATAGCCCTAAAAATTTAGGGcgataaaaaattatcttccgCTTTTAGCAGCGCCCACGTTTCAGAATTATAAATGACCaccgtcatcactgtagcttccaatattctaatcttggctcACACACTTAACTTCCTATCTTTCCAGACTTTTTCAAAACTCAAAAACAAACACTAGGCCTTGACTATTCTAATTTTAGCATCTCCACCACAACCACCATATTTACCAATAATGTAACCTAGGTAAATAAGGCCATTATCTTGGTCAATCTCCTTGTTACCCACGTGGTGCCTTTACCATGAGTTATTTTCAGTCTAAGTGACTTAGTTTTCTTACCTTACTTACCAAGCCTATTTTTACGCCACGAGCTCTTAAAACCTCcagaaaatcatttattttgatattattttcatCTAAGACCCTCAAATCATCGGCGTAGTCTAAGTCAGAGAGCATTTTGCTTTCCCATTTGATTATATCCTCTCCCATAGGCTTTGCAGTGTTCCTTAGGACGAAGTCTATCAAAGTGATCCATATAAAAAGAGATAGAACACAACCatacttaactcctgattcaacACAAAACCAGCTAAAACctcttaaaattatttcttcaaacttccagaaaatcatttattttgataatattttcatttaagacGCTCAAATCATCGGCGTAGTCAAAGTCTAAGAGAGTTTCACTTTCCCATTAGATTTTATCCTCTCCCAAAAGCTTTGCGgtgttccttaggacaaagtctgTCAAAGTGATCCATATAAACAGAGATaggacacaaccctgcttaactcctgattcaatacaaaaccagctacttatctcatttcctaccttaaccgaaACAATGTTATTATTGTCTATaccactaatcactttaatttatctatctggtataccatagaAAGATAGAATCTTCGgtaaagctcttctatcggcTTAACCAAACGCTTGCTCGTAATCTAATAAAACTAAAGACTTAAGGGGTctgatgactcaggcacttctgaGTTATTAATCAAAGAGTAATACAGTCAATACACCTACTCCTCGTCTTAAAACATGATTACTCATCTATTACAACTTAAAGTCTCTAagcctaaaaagtatcatcatactaagtaatttgcttccggTAAAAACCAAGCTAAAGCCTTATCGATTACCACATTCATTCAAATCGTCTTTCTTATAGAGAAGCTTGATTAAGGCCTTCCTAAAATCGCAAGATACTTCCCCTATTTCAGAGATCGTGTTTATAATCTTAAGCAatttacatttttcagtatATTAATCTTCAGTAAGTAAATTCGCAACCACCATATTCAAAAACTCGTTTACCAAACTATAAGCACGTGGgttcttagtatttttttatcattttatcagTGTATCCTTCCTcctaaaataaatcttatctctCTTCCAAACATGGGCGCCCAtaaggggaggggggaaggCACCAGCCACCTTGGCTGAAAGACACTGCCTTATTTTTTATCGTTCTTTTGAGATTTGTACTATACAACTAGAACACGGTGAAGTGCCGACGAGGGAAGGTTGGCGGCAGCGGGGTCAAAAAAGCAGCAGCAGCACGCCACTGTCGTGATCACTGTTGACCACAAACATTTTTGTTTCGATCAGTCTTCCTCAAATCTCAGCTTTAATGTGCACCAAATTTAGGCCTGTTCATGAGTCAGAAACTTCGCGAGTTGCTGGCTTGACGCTGGCCTTCTTTGTTATTCatcaagaaaaatagaaatctGGTAGAAACGAAATGGCTTTGACATTTTAGAATTCTTATGTAATAACTGAAATATCGAACAGCTGCTTATTCCTAACAGaattaattatcaaaattagtagtatttttttttcatggagcaACCGTCACCATCAAGAAGAACTGTCACCATTTGCATCACAGCTTGATTCGTAGGAAAATATTTCCCCTTAGCTCTCATACCATCAAATATCCAGAACGGATTTGAGAGGTATATATCCCCTTTTAATCCAGACTGTTTTGATAATGAAGATCTATGCTCTTAAATACAGACCAACCAAATGTTCTTTAGCCCATGAAGCTGGTGGCAAATTGTCAAGCTCATCAGTGGTTTTAACCCCCGGCTCATCCCTACCTGCTACTTTTTGTTCTGAGGGCAGAACAAAAGTGCTCGCTGATACATGAGTAAAAGTCAAAATTGAAGTTGCCTTTGCTACAAGGAAGGCAAAGAAGAGgtggaaaagaaaaactgaagcaACGTaagcaagaaaaacaaagaagcaGGCTGTGAAAAGATTCGGTGAAAAGACAGCACTGAGCGTGAAAACGAAACTGAAAAGGTTAAGACAATGACTGTTGATGACAATTCAGACAGTTCTCTTGAGTAAGATAGTGATAATGAATGTGAACTTAGTTTTGATTTGGGTAGCAGTTGGCAACTTTGTAAAAGTCATCTATGAGGGCCATTAGGGAGAAGGTAGAACCTACTGCAGAATTCAGTGGGATGACTATGAGATATGGAAGAGGTAATGTGTAAAACTTGCTGGAACAACTATCACATCTAATGCATGAAAGAGGATTTAGGGTAAAAACCCACAGTACTTGGACAGTGTGTGATCTTGGACAAATGTTTTATGTTACTAAAATATATCTTCCTTAAACAAGGACAGCAGGTTCTTGATCTTTGACCTGATACACATAGTTGTGATTGGCTGACTACAATCTTATATTCAAGCCTAATTAAATATGATTACTATTTTTCACAACACATGACAGTGATTGAATATGTCTACGATTGAGATGGTTCAATTTTAAGATCCGTTGTTCAAAATTTGGCAGTAGCTTATTTTCCAAGATTAGACTCGAGCTAGAAATTTACAATTACAATTAGGTCTCTACTATCAAACATATTTGCATTTAGAATAGTTACCATTGTATATGGATGAAATATTCAACCTAATTAAatactaattaaaaaatttttgacagaTTCGGTAgaggaaaattaattttctagGTGGTATAATAGATATAACTATTGAAATGGTTATTATGGAGACCTGTAGTTGTAGCTTCCTTCTCTTGTTGTGgaggatattgaactaaccaaaagacaatgtTTGGTCATAATGCTACTACGTTTACTCCTacaactagtactactactactagtattactactgctgctaatactATTGGAACTAAAGCTAAGACTGCTACTAtttatactactgctactattgctactaataTAGCTAACGGTGGTACtagtactgctactaaagccaagggtattaaggcgcaaattttgggcaatattgaAATTCTATTGAACCTAATCAAAACACACCATGCCCAtataggttgtcaagaggacgtatcaaCAACTcttcaggaacggttgatggtattaaatttaaactttcattgTGTTTTGAAGGAGAtgttaaaaaaacatcaaaggtattatgtgcatactgctagtAATGCTAaatatttagtgattttaggaGAACTTTACTTTTATAAGAGTGGTCATAAGAAAGACATTTGCTTGGTTTCTATAGGGGGCAAATTACTGACCATGATGATGCTTGTTAGACTAAGAGATGttgaaaataaagctttaagagaaaaacagGGTCGGTTTTGGAAGGTATAAATTACTTacataaattacttacttgcaATCCACAGGGATAACCAGAGGGTACAACTTTTCTAACTTCAGTGCATATTTTTGTCATGCAAGCAATAGTATGAGGACCGACGTCAGCGCCTCTAATATAGGGAACGTCATGCATATTTTCAACAATTATTCCATCCTGAAATTGAAAACTTAGTgtaattctcttttttatttattggttgAATGTTTGGTGTTAATATCAAACTTTACAATGTTGCCTGTATGAACTAAATCAGATGGAATGTGAAAATATTGCAACCACAACTACATCTTGAAATTCAGATTTTATGGTAagtcctgatttttttttttttttttaatttatttgttgaatttttagtGTTGATGTTGTTTTTGAGAACTTGGACTGTTGGTAAATAATCAGATagaatatggaattttttatgaatattctgtctaaaaattcaaatttattccgagttctgattatttttttatttatttattgatcgAATTTTAGTACGAGGTGGAGTTGTAGGTCAATTTTGCGTACATAATAAGATGGAATGTGAAATGTTCCAATAATTGTTTTGTActataattcaaaatttatggAAAGCGATTTTAAGTTTATAAGTTGAATATTGATGTCATTGCTGAATTCTAAAGCGTCGATTGTTTGCAAATAATCAGATGCGATATGAGGTATTTTACCAACCAATTTgtcttaaattcaaaatttatggTAAGCCTAATATTTTGAACATTATTAGTTGAGGCTTAGGTATCAATgtgatttttttagaatttgattatttaataaGGAATATCGAATGTCGTCCAAATTGTTAACAATTATTTCACCCTTACATTCAAGATTTATAGTAGTGTTTTCTTGTTACGGTAACATTTTAaacattcttttgatattcttATGGTCTTTTTAAGAAATCGTTCAGGAAATAGATACTCCACAGTAAATTGAACCCTGAAATTTGAGTGTTGATTTCCTATATATAATCACATTTAATATgatgtatgtttaaaaaaaaatgccctttCCAAAATTTGGAACTTGGTGACAGTTGGTAATTTTACATTATAGTATACcagaaatttgcaaattaaaatgaagagtAAGCAAATTCATTCCCAGACCGTTTTTCACAActctaaagtaaaacagtttaaaatagggatgaaacctttttattgacagtgaatagatataaaattatttaactggatatttcgaacacatatgcAGTGTTCATTTTCAATGTCAATAAAAtcatatatctattcactgtcaacaaaaggtttcattcctattttgaactgttttacttttgtcatggaaaggcagtgtggtcttcgaagttatctacttcaaaactctactttttaaagtaataaaaaatttagtataaagagtgaggtgttgagaaggggatggcccctttcatatacggaacaatttctattcgttttaagttttgatatcgttccttactttcagttaaaaaaacttgttcttttaatttcattaattataAAAGGCACTATACATagtaactttttttcaaatgacccCTTAAAACTCTCTCTATATGGTTTTAGTGTCGTACAAGCGgtgatagaaaaaaaaggaaataaaaaaatagtagacACATCAATGTATCCCATGTGAAAAAATGACTTTTCTTATTACTCAAGACGGGGGACTTAAATTCTTCTAAATAGGGTTTCCGGCTACGGTAATATCAATGGCGCAATTGCCATTTCGATCCAGCATCGATTTGTGGATAAgaggtttttttcaaaatccgcccatttttttcacaacaaaCCTTTATACTTTAGATTACCATACTTAAGATATTATACTTAATATCTTTCGAATTAAACTATACGAATTATACGAACTATACGAACTATATCTAGTTAATTCGTAATTATTAAACTATATATAAGATATTATACTTAAGATACTTAAGATTCTTTCTCGTTTGACATTTattcttaaacaattttttaattatggcATACactttgttgttttatttttttttactatggctCTCATTAATTCAGTATGGCGTCATTCAAAGTTGagtttctgaaatttttgttttcagtgaatttttttttatccttacaTCTCAGAGGAATCTTATAGTTCCATTATTACTTCgcaaaaaatttacatttctcGCTTATATAGTTTTACTGACACACTTGCATACAGGTGACTTTATGTGAACAGTGGATTACTATTTCCATGAACTTAAACTCCATAAaaagtagttttatttttctttttttagcgtTACTTTATAAAGTATTGAAGTTTTAGTCTTgcaaatcattttttatttttgttttctcagAGATATTTTGAGGCGTTGCACATCgtgaattttcattttgtttggcattGCCCTTCATGGACTTTTGGCTCCAAGACAAAAACAATAGGTTTAACATATAGTACTCTGATCTTTAAAGGCCTGGTACAATGAAGAAAGTCTCAAAATAAGGGAAAAgctacaattaaacaaaacatacttttttattacttatttacaGGTGATGAGCAAATTGTCAGTTAAGTGAAAAGCTAAATTGTATCAAAGAACTTCAAGCAAACTCggggaaactttaaaaatagtaTCGATGAAAATACTGTATTTTTCTAATTGACGAGATAGAAAGCATTATAATTTTAATGGCTAGGCCTACATATTTTCAAGCATCACTAAAGCTCTGCATACCCTAGAAACAATTTACACTTGCAGAAACAACCCATTGACAACCCATATTCCTTATAAAAGGCACTTACTATCCCAGCAGAGCACAGTTTTTTTGCTTCAGTACATGCTATGTCACAAATTTCTTCAATTGCCAAAGTGTGGCGCGGAGAACCTGTAAGAcacattaataataataataatttatttatgcccGCTATACACACATGAATTTACACGGGGGAGTAtaggaaataaatgaaaagaaaattaaaaaatataaagttacGCTTCTAACGTAAAGGACGACAATAGGTAGCTCATAATACTCATAATAActcataaatatataataaatagctTGTGATAGCTCATTAGTGCATAACACCAAAAACACTCATAAAAGATAACGCATAAACACTCATAATACATAACGCATAAATAGCTGTTTTATTAAAGATATGgcgaaaaaactgtttttccatTAAACAAGACAATTAAGGGGgaaatttattgtattttcgCTAAATCGTCTAAGACATTAGACGATCATTAACAATATGTTATTCTGATAATTCATTGAGGAATCAGACTCGACCAAAGTTTTAGACCTTAATTTCGCCTGTTCTTCAAGAGGCATCCAGGGCTTCTAGAAGAACCTGTCAATTTTCCCACAGGTTTG
Protein-coding regions in this window:
- the LOC136030510 gene encoding uncharacterized protein F13E9.13, mitochondrial-like isoform X2 codes for the protein MIQQHPGDKWLSKDGSPRHTLAIEEICDIACTEAKKLCSAGIDGIIVENMHDVPYIRGADVGPHTIACMTKICTEVRKVVPSGYPCGLQILASANMEAMAVAHATGFQFIRAEGFVFGHIADEGWTEACAGPLLRYKKNIGADRVSIIVDIKKKHGSHAVTSDVSLVDTAEAAQFFQADGVVVTGTATGRPSDPQEVRDIQNACRDLPVIVGSGVSPKNLKLFRNAHALIIGSYLKKDGIWMNELDVKRITEMVDLVKTIRSEE
- the LOC136030510 gene encoding uncharacterized protein F13E9.13, mitochondrial-like isoform X1; protein product: MNKFKQIFNNQKLNLIGMVHVPALPGSPRHTLAIEEICDIACTEAKKLCSAGIDGIIVENMHDVPYIRGADVGPHTIACMTKICTEVRKVVPSGYPCGLQILASANMEAMAVAHATGFQFIRAEGFVFGHIADEGWTEACAGPLLRYKKNIGADRVSIIVDIKKKHGSHAVTSDVSLVDTAEAAQFFQADGVVVTGTATGRPSDPQEVRDIQNACRDLPVIVGSGVSPKNLKLFRNAHALIIGSYLKKDGIWMNELDVKRITEMVDLVKTIRSEE